A region of Mesorhizobium sp. M3A.F.Ca.ET.080.04.2.1 DNA encodes the following proteins:
- a CDS encoding [protein-PII] uridylyltransferase, with protein MAKISLKLDEIIDGEALRRDMTALTAAHAGDGSRQATRAAVLQLLKARLADGRKIAEAMLKEDGGGNACAERLSHLMDELIRALYDFAATHVYRVKNRSAAERMAIVAVGGYGRGTLAPGSDIDLLFLLPYKQTPWGEQIVEYMLYMLWDMGLKVGHATRNIEECLRLSRTDVTIRTSILEARFLWGERKLYDELLTRFDHEVVRTTGPEYVQAKLAERDERHAKAGESRYLVEPNVKDGKGGLRDLQTLFWIGKYFYRVRTGEELVEKGVFTGAEYREFQKAEDFLWAVRCHMHFLTGKAEERVHFDIQREIAERLGYTTHPGLSAVERFMKHYFLVAKDVGDLTRIFCAALEEEQAKHVPGFNRIFLTFSRRKRKLAGTSDFIVDNHRINIADDMVFERDPVNLLRLFWFADKHGLEFHPDALKLLTRSLGLVHKSLRRDEEANRLFLDILTSDRNAELNLRRMNEAGLLGKLIPDFGKIVAMMQFSMYHHYTVDEHLIRCIGVLAEIERGDGAKVHPLSHSLMPGLKKSREALYVAVLLHDIAKGRPEDHSEAGARIARRICPHMGLSAADTETVAWLVENHLVMSMTAQTRDLNDRKTIEDFASIVQSVERLKLLLILTVCDIRGVGPGVWNGWKGQLLRTLYFETELLLTGGFSEVSRAERTAEAREQLAEALAGWPAKERKRYVAQHYENYLLTVDLPDQLRHAEFVREADAAGKKLATMVKTHEFEAVTEVTVLAQDHPRLLSVIAGACAAAGGNIVDAQIFTTSDGRALDTILISREFDLDEDERRRAERVGRLIEDVLSGKSWLPEMIEKRTKPKRGAKAFRIPPRAEIRNTLSNRFSVIEIEGLDRPGLLSEITRALSDLSLDIASAHITTFGEKVIDTFYVTDLTGQKIDSPTRTATIHKRLIDTLEGNAAERNGKAKAAAAE; from the coding sequence ATGGCAAAGATCTCCCTGAAACTCGACGAAATCATCGACGGCGAGGCATTGCGCCGCGACATGACCGCGCTGACCGCGGCCCATGCGGGGGACGGTTCCCGCCAGGCGACACGCGCGGCCGTCCTGCAGTTGCTCAAGGCCCGCCTGGCCGATGGACGCAAGATCGCGGAAGCCATGCTGAAGGAAGATGGCGGCGGCAACGCCTGCGCCGAGCGGCTCTCGCATCTGATGGACGAGCTGATCCGGGCCCTCTACGACTTCGCCGCGACGCATGTCTACAGGGTCAAGAACCGCTCGGCGGCCGAGCGCATGGCCATCGTCGCGGTCGGCGGCTATGGCCGCGGCACGCTGGCGCCCGGCTCCGACATCGACCTTCTGTTCCTGCTTCCCTACAAGCAGACGCCCTGGGGCGAGCAGATCGTCGAATACATGCTCTATATGCTGTGGGACATGGGGCTGAAGGTCGGCCACGCCACCCGCAACATCGAGGAGTGCCTCAGGCTTTCGCGCACCGACGTCACCATCCGCACCTCGATCCTGGAAGCGCGTTTCCTGTGGGGCGAACGCAAGCTCTATGACGAGTTGCTCACCCGGTTCGACCATGAAGTGGTGCGCACCACGGGGCCGGAATATGTGCAGGCCAAGCTCGCCGAGCGCGACGAACGCCATGCCAAGGCGGGCGAAAGCCGCTATCTGGTCGAGCCCAACGTCAAGGACGGCAAGGGCGGGCTGCGCGATCTGCAGACGCTGTTCTGGATCGGCAAATATTTCTACCGCGTCCGCACCGGCGAGGAGCTGGTCGAGAAGGGCGTCTTCACCGGGGCCGAATATCGCGAGTTCCAGAAGGCCGAGGATTTCCTGTGGGCCGTGCGCTGCCACATGCATTTCCTCACCGGCAAGGCCGAGGAGCGGGTGCATTTCGACATCCAGCGCGAGATCGCGGAGCGGCTGGGCTACACCACGCATCCCGGCCTGTCGGCGGTCGAGCGCTTCATGAAGCACTATTTTCTCGTCGCCAAGGATGTCGGTGACCTGACCCGCATCTTCTGCGCGGCGCTGGAAGAGGAGCAGGCCAAGCATGTGCCCGGCTTCAACCGCATCTTCCTCACCTTCTCACGGCGCAAGCGCAAGCTTGCCGGCACGTCCGACTTCATCGTCGACAACCACCGCATCAACATCGCCGACGACATGGTGTTCGAGCGCGATCCGGTCAACCTGCTGCGGCTGTTCTGGTTCGCCGACAAGCATGGGCTGGAATTCCATCCGGATGCGCTGAAGCTGCTCACCCGCTCGCTCGGGCTCGTCCACAAATCGCTCCGGCGCGACGAGGAAGCCAACCGGCTGTTCCTCGACATCCTCACCTCCGACCGCAATGCCGAGCTCAACCTCAGACGCATGAACGAGGCTGGACTGCTCGGCAAGCTGATCCCCGACTTCGGCAAGATCGTCGCCATGATGCAGTTCTCGATGTACCACCACTATACGGTGGACGAGCATCTCATCCGCTGCATCGGCGTGCTGGCCGAGATCGAGCGCGGCGACGGCGCGAAGGTTCATCCGCTGTCGCACTCGCTGATGCCGGGACTGAAGAAAAGCCGCGAGGCGCTCTATGTCGCGGTGCTGCTGCACGACATCGCCAAGGGGCGGCCGGAGGACCATTCGGAAGCCGGCGCCAGGATCGCGCGGCGCATCTGCCCGCATATGGGGCTGTCGGCCGCCGATACCGAGACTGTCGCCTGGCTGGTCGAGAACCATCTCGTCATGTCGATGACGGCGCAGACGCGCGACCTCAACGACCGCAAGACGATCGAGGATTTTGCCTCGATCGTGCAATCGGTGGAGCGGCTGAAACTGCTTTTGATCCTCACCGTCTGCGATATCCGGGGCGTGGGGCCGGGCGTCTGGAACGGCTGGAAGGGACAGCTGCTGCGCACGCTCTATTTCGAGACCGAACTGCTTTTGACCGGCGGCTTCTCGGAAGTCTCGCGCGCCGAGCGCACGGCGGAAGCACGCGAGCAACTGGCGGAGGCGCTGGCTGGCTGGCCGGCCAAGGAGCGCAAACGCTACGTCGCCCAGCATTACGAGAATTATCTGCTGACGGTCGACCTGCCGGACCAATTGCGCCATGCCGAGTTCGTCCGCGAGGCGGATGCCGCCGGCAAGAAGCTCGCCACCATGGTCAAGACGCATGAGTTCGAGGCAGTGACCGAGGTGACCGTGCTGGCGCAGGACCATCCGCGCCTGCTCTCCGTCATTGCCGGTGCCTGTGCCGCGGCCGGCGGCAACATCGTCGATGCGCAGATCTTCACCACCTCGGACGGCCGGGCCCTGGATACCATCCTGATCTCCCGGGAGTTCGACCTGGACGAAGACGAAAGGCGACGCGCAGAGCGCGTCGGGCGGCTGATCGAGGACGTGCTGTCCGGCAAGAGCTGGCTGCCCGAGATGATCGAGAAACGCACCAAGCCTAAGCGCGGCGCCAAGGCGTTCCGCATCCCACCGCGCGCCGAGATCCGCAACACGCTGTCGAACCGCTTTTCCGTTATCGAGATCGAGGGGCTGGACCGGCCGGGCCTGCTCTCCGAGATCACCCGCGCGCTGTCCGACCTGTCGCTCGATATCGCCTCGGCGCACATCACCACATTCGGCGAGAAGGTCATCGACACCTTCTACGTCACCGACCTCACCGGGCAGAAGATCGACAGCCCGACGCGCACGGCCACCATCCACAAGCGGCTGATCGACACGCTCGAAGGCAACGCGGCCGAACGCAACGGCAAGGCCAAGGCAGCGGCCGCCGAGTGA
- a CDS encoding aldo/keto reductase, translating into MPSTIRTTSLPSGETVPVLGQGTWKMGEDRRRRADEVAALKLGLDLGITLIDTAEMYAGGGAEEVVAEAIAGRRDETFLVSKVLPTNASRAGVKRACENSLTRLATDRIDLYLLHWPGSVPLAETVAAFEDLKSAGKIRHWGVSNFDTDEMEELVGLPSGGNVQTNQILYNLSRRGPEFDLAPWSLQRGIPLMAYSPIEQGALARNARLDAVAARHDATAAQVALAWVMAHKGVIAIPKASRQDHVRQNATALDIGLTAQDFADLDRAFPPPTRKRGLEMI; encoded by the coding sequence ATGCCCTCTACCATCAGGACCACCAGTCTCCCATCCGGCGAAACCGTTCCTGTGCTGGGGCAGGGCACCTGGAAAATGGGCGAGGATCGGCGCCGCCGCGCCGACGAGGTCGCGGCGCTTAAGCTCGGACTGGACCTCGGCATCACGCTGATCGATACGGCCGAGATGTATGCCGGCGGCGGCGCCGAGGAAGTCGTGGCCGAAGCCATTGCCGGGCGCCGCGACGAGACCTTCCTGGTCTCGAAAGTGCTGCCGACCAATGCCTCGCGTGCCGGCGTGAAGCGGGCCTGCGAGAACAGCCTGACGCGGCTCGCCACCGACCGCATCGATCTCTATCTGCTGCACTGGCCGGGCAGCGTGCCTTTGGCTGAAACCGTCGCAGCCTTCGAGGACTTGAAGTCGGCCGGCAAGATCCGCCACTGGGGCGTCAGCAATTTCGACACCGACGAGATGGAGGAACTCGTCGGCCTGCCCTCCGGCGGCAACGTCCAGACCAACCAGATCCTCTACAATCTTTCGCGGCGCGGCCCGGAATTCGATCTCGCGCCCTGGAGCCTGCAACGCGGCATTCCGCTCATGGCCTATTCGCCGATCGAGCAGGGCGCGCTGGCACGCAACGCCAGGCTGGACGCTGTGGCCGCCCGCCATGATGCCACCGCCGCGCAAGTCGCTCTCGCCTGGGTGATGGCGCACAAAGGCGTCATCGCCATTCCGAAAGCCAGCCGTCAGGATCATGTCCGCCAGAACGCAACCGCGCTCGACATCGGGCTGACGGCGCAAGATTTCGCTGACCTCGACCGCGCCTTCCCGCCGCCGACGCGCAAGCGCGGGCTGGAGATGATTTGA
- the mutS gene encoding DNA mismatch repair protein MutS yields the protein MNMHMPTDPDAQEATTPAPAIGGVTPMMEQYIEIKAANPDSLLFYRMGDFYELFFDDAEKASQALGIVLTKRGKHQGHDIPMCGVPVHAADDYLQKLIGQGFRVAVCEQIEDPAEAKKRGSKSVVRRDVVRLVTPGTITEDKLLAPSESSFLMALGRVKGSSAGNQGSFALAWIDISTGAFRVAETTAERLLADIFRVDPRELIVAEPVFHDPELRPVFDVLGRVANPQPPSLFDSASATGRIARFFEVATPDSFGTFSRAELSAISGVIAYVEKTQKAERPPLSRPEREESGSTLFIDPATRANLELLRTLSGSRDGSLFKAIDRTVTGGGARLLADRLMAPLTDPAAIAARLDSVSLFRAETRFCQGLRVSLKSVADMPRALSRLALNRGGPRDLGALRAGFEAAGAIAALLATADLPAELAAALAAINALPEALARHLREALDDELPLIKRDGGFVRSGYHAELDEMRALRDESRKVIAGLERSLIEETGIRSLKIRHNNVLGYYIEVTANHHSIMTGSDEAKARFIHRQTMANAMRFTTTELAELESKIANAADRALSIELAAFDRLTAEVVGEAERIRAGAEALAVLDVSSALAVLAESEGWCRPLVDASLAFEVAGGRHPVVEQALRRSGEGPFVANDCDLSPDAGAKAGAIWLLTGPNMGGKSTFLRQNALIAILAQTGSFVPAQNAHIGVVDRLFSRVGASDDLARGRSTFMVEMVETAAILNQAGERALVILDEIGRGTATFDGLSIAWAAVEYLHEKNRCRAIFATHFHEMTALAGKLPRLHNVTMRVKEWEGDVVFLHEVGKGAADRSYGVQVARLAGLPEAVVARAKEVLHQLEEGEVSGKANRLVDDLPLFSVAVKREAPKPAKNDALSEALGGINPDEMTPREALEALYRLKGLALR from the coding sequence ATGAACATGCACATGCCGACCGACCCCGACGCCCAGGAAGCGACGACGCCGGCGCCCGCCATCGGCGGCGTCACGCCGATGATGGAGCAGTATATCGAGATCAAGGCCGCGAACCCGGATTCGCTGCTCTTCTACCGCATGGGTGATTTCTACGAGCTGTTCTTCGATGACGCCGAGAAGGCCAGTCAGGCGCTCGGCATCGTGCTCACCAAGCGCGGCAAGCATCAGGGGCACGACATCCCGATGTGCGGCGTGCCGGTGCATGCAGCGGACGACTATCTGCAAAAGCTGATCGGGCAAGGCTTTCGCGTCGCCGTCTGCGAGCAGATCGAGGACCCGGCGGAAGCCAAGAAGCGCGGCTCGAAATCGGTGGTGCGCCGCGACGTGGTGCGGCTGGTCACGCCCGGCACGATCACAGAGGACAAGCTGCTGGCGCCTTCCGAATCGAGCTTCCTGATGGCGCTGGGGCGGGTGAAGGGCAGCAGCGCGGGCAACCAGGGCAGCTTCGCGCTGGCCTGGATCGACATCTCGACCGGCGCGTTCCGAGTGGCTGAAACCACGGCCGAACGGCTGCTTGCCGATATTTTCCGCGTTGATCCGCGCGAGCTGATCGTCGCCGAGCCGGTGTTCCACGACCCGGAGCTGCGGCCGGTTTTCGACGTTCTCGGCCGGGTCGCCAACCCGCAGCCGCCGTCGCTCTTCGACTCAGCCTCGGCCACGGGCCGCATCGCCCGCTTCTTCGAGGTGGCGACCCCCGACAGCTTCGGTACGTTCTCGCGCGCCGAGCTCTCGGCGATTTCCGGCGTGATCGCGTATGTCGAGAAGACGCAGAAGGCCGAGCGGCCGCCGCTGTCGCGCCCCGAGCGCGAGGAGAGCGGATCGACGCTGTTCATCGACCCGGCGACACGGGCCAATCTGGAGCTGTTGCGCACGCTTTCCGGCAGTCGGGACGGCTCGCTGTTCAAGGCGATCGACCGCACCGTGACCGGAGGCGGCGCCAGATTGCTCGCCGACCGGCTGATGGCGCCGCTGACCGATCCGGCGGCGATCGCGGCAAGGCTGGACTCGGTATCGTTGTTCCGTGCCGAGACGCGGTTCTGCCAGGGCCTGCGCGTGAGCCTCAAAAGCGTCGCCGACATGCCAAGGGCGCTGTCCAGGCTGGCGCTCAACCGCGGCGGTCCGCGCGACCTCGGGGCGCTGCGCGCCGGCTTCGAAGCGGCAGGCGCGATCGCCGCATTGCTGGCAACGGCAGACCTGCCGGCCGAGCTGGCCGCTGCGCTTGCCGCGATCAACGCCCTGCCCGAGGCGCTCGCCCGCCACCTCAGGGAGGCGCTCGACGACGAGCTGCCGTTGATCAAGCGCGATGGCGGCTTCGTGCGCAGCGGCTATCACGCCGAGCTCGACGAGATGCGGGCGCTGCGCGACGAATCGCGCAAGGTCATCGCCGGACTGGAGCGCTCGCTGATCGAGGAGACCGGCATCCGCTCGCTGAAGATTCGGCACAACAACGTGCTGGGCTATTATATCGAGGTTACCGCCAACCATCACTCGATCATGACCGGCAGCGATGAGGCCAAGGCGCGCTTCATCCACCGCCAGACCATGGCCAATGCCATGCGCTTCACCACGACCGAGCTGGCGGAGCTGGAATCGAAGATCGCCAATGCCGCCGACCGGGCGCTCAGCATCGAGCTCGCCGCCTTCGACAGGCTGACGGCAGAGGTGGTCGGCGAGGCGGAGCGGATCCGGGCCGGCGCAGAGGCGCTCGCCGTGCTCGACGTTTCGTCGGCGCTGGCCGTGCTTGCCGAAAGCGAGGGCTGGTGCCGCCCGCTTGTCGATGCCAGCCTCGCCTTCGAGGTTGCCGGCGGCCGTCATCCGGTCGTCGAACAGGCTCTGCGGCGTTCGGGCGAAGGCCCGTTCGTCGCCAATGACTGCGATCTCTCGCCCGACGCCGGGGCCAAGGCCGGCGCCATCTGGCTGCTCACCGGCCCGAACATGGGCGGTAAATCGACCTTCCTAAGACAGAATGCGCTGATCGCCATTCTCGCGCAGACCGGCTCCTTCGTGCCGGCGCAGAACGCCCATATCGGCGTCGTCGACCGGCTGTTCTCGCGCGTCGGCGCCTCGGACGATCTGGCGCGCGGCCGCTCGACCTTCATGGTCGAGATGGTCGAGACGGCGGCGATCCTCAACCAGGCCGGCGAACGGGCGCTCGTCATCCTCGACGAGATCGGCCGCGGCACGGCGACCTTCGACGGGTTGTCGATCGCCTGGGCGGCGGTCGAGTATCTGCACGAGAAGAACCGCTGCCGGGCGATCTTCGCCACGCATTTCCACGAGATGACGGCGCTCGCCGGCAAGCTGCCCCGGCTTCACAACGTCACCATGCGGGTCAAGGAGTGGGAAGGCGACGTGGTGTTCCTGCACGAAGTCGGCAAGGGCGCGGCCGACCGCTCCTACGGCGTGCAGGTGGCGCGGCTCGCAGGCCTGCCGGAAGCGGTGGTGGCGCGGGCCAAGGAGGTGCTGCACCAGTTGGAGGAGGGCGAGGTCTCGGGCAAGGCCAACCGCCTGGTCGACGACCTGCCGCTGTTTTCGGTTGCGGTGAAACGAGAAGCGCCGAAGCCGGCGAAGAACGACGCGCTAAGCGAAGCGCTCGGCGGCATCAATCCCGACGAGATGACGCCGAGGGAAGCGCTGGAGGCGCTGTATCGGCTGAAGGGATTGGCGCTGCGTTGA
- a CDS encoding glycosyltransferase family 25 protein, translating into MKCLVINLDRSSDRLAHVAAQFDRIGVPFERVAAVEGMSLPDLASMARPANHASKLRMTEGEIACLLSHRECWSRIAAGDDAYVAVFEDDVLVSGNAGALLADASWIPADAGIIKLETFFHKTTVARRRLAVRRGFSASRLHGVHLGSAGYIVSKRAAGALLEATEVISRPVDHVLFNPRFKPPSVEAIYQLRPALCAQEHFIAQGMIRFPSLLVQDREEQLELRGIHRKPKGSSGDRIRREFRRIWQQLADLCRLRRSLIVPFEQYRTRVRPPHTQREKNAL; encoded by the coding sequence ATGAAATGCCTTGTCATCAACCTTGACCGGTCTAGCGACAGGCTTGCCCATGTCGCGGCCCAATTCGACCGGATCGGTGTCCCATTCGAGCGGGTCGCGGCCGTCGAGGGGATGAGCCTGCCCGATCTTGCCTCAATGGCGCGGCCGGCAAACCATGCTTCCAAACTGCGTATGACCGAGGGTGAGATCGCGTGCCTGCTCAGCCACAGGGAGTGCTGGTCGCGGATTGCTGCCGGTGACGATGCCTATGTCGCCGTGTTCGAGGATGACGTGCTCGTTTCGGGCAATGCAGGGGCACTGCTTGCCGATGCCAGCTGGATCCCGGCCGATGCCGGCATCATCAAGCTCGAGACCTTCTTCCACAAAACGACCGTTGCGCGCAGGCGCCTCGCCGTCCGTCGCGGATTTTCGGCAAGCAGGCTGCATGGTGTCCATCTCGGCAGCGCCGGCTACATCGTGTCGAAACGAGCCGCCGGAGCACTGCTCGAGGCGACCGAGGTGATCAGCAGACCGGTCGACCACGTGCTGTTCAATCCGCGATTCAAGCCCCCTTCCGTCGAGGCGATCTACCAGTTGCGGCCGGCGCTTTGCGCCCAGGAGCATTTCATCGCGCAAGGAATGATCCGGTTCCCAAGCCTGCTCGTGCAGGATCGCGAAGAGCAGCTTGAGCTGAGAGGCATCCACAGAAAGCCGAAGGGATCATCCGGCGACAGGATCAGGCGCGAATTCCGGCGGATATGGCAACAGCTTGCGGATCTCTGCCGGCTGCGGCGATCGTTGATCGTGCCCTTCGAACAGTATCGAACACGCGTCCGGCCGCCCCATACACAGCGCGAAAAAAACGCGCTATAG
- a CDS encoding DUF305 domain-containing protein, with translation MTLAKKIVLLLMAAGMLIAVFLESVPAQSDEMKHDMSGMAMGAQSPATVGFKAAMDKMHQDMMINYTGNADVDFVRGMIPHHQGAIDMAKVVIANGKDPEIRKLAEAVVKAQEAEIKEMQDWLQRHPVN, from the coding sequence ATGACCTTGGCCAAGAAAATCGTGCTGCTGTTGATGGCGGCAGGAATGCTGATCGCGGTATTCCTCGAAAGCGTGCCTGCGCAATCGGACGAGATGAAGCACGACATGTCGGGCATGGCGATGGGCGCGCAGAGCCCTGCCACCGTTGGCTTCAAGGCGGCGATGGACAAGATGCACCAGGATATGATGATCAACTACACCGGCAATGCCGACGTCGACTTCGTCCGCGGCATGATCCCGCACCATCAGGGCGCCATCGACATGGCCAAGGTGGTGATCGCCAACGGCAAGGATCCGGAAATCCGCAAGCTCGCCGAAGCTGTCGTCAAGGCGCAGGAAGCCGAGATCAAGGAAATGCAGGACTGGCTCCAAAGGCATCCGGTCAACTAG
- a CDS encoding heavy metal translocating P-type ATPase — MADHHHNHAHGARCCSAKAAAPAAEAVARDPVCGMTVDPAAGKPTAEHAARTFHFCSERCRAKFQAEPQPYLTAVDPVCGMNVDRASAKHFARHEGQGLYFCSATCKERFEADPAKYLAGRPAPQPMPKGTQYTCPMHPEIIRDKPGSCPICGMALEPMGLPTGDEAPNPELVDFTRRFWISAVLSLPLLIIAMAPMLGLSFEHVVDDRTKTWAELVLASPVVLWAAFPFFRRGWESILNRSPNMWTLISLGVAAAFLYSVAATLFPGVFPHQFRGHDGAVPVYFEAAAVIVALVFLGQVMELRARERTGSAIRALLDLAPKTARLIGADGSETDVPLDSVKAGDRLRVRPGDAVPVDGVVLEGRSAIDESMITGEPLPVEKTEGAPLTGGTLNKNGSLVMRAEKVGAETTLSRIVELVAKAQRSRAPIQGLADRVSFYFVPAVVVVAVIAFAAWAVLGPEPGLIFAIVSAVSVLIIACPCALGLATPMSIMTATGRGAQAGVLIKEAAALERFASVDTLIVDKTGTLTEGRPRLTDVVAADGVDEDELLGLAAGLEKGSEHPLAEAIVAGAGERGLKIADAGNFEAVTGKGVSGTVAGRRVALGNAAMMADLGVDTSALSAKAEALQIDGKTAMFVATDGKPAGIVAVADPVKATTAEAIQALHDSGLKIVMATGDNERTAKAIAARLGIDEVRAGLLPEEKGALVDQLRARGAGVAMAGDGVNDAPALAASDVGIAMGTGADVAVESAGITLVKGDLNGIVRARTLARATIRNIRQNLFFAFLYNVLGVPIAAGVLYPLTGTLLSPMLAAAAMSLSSVSVIANALRLRTLKL; from the coding sequence ATGGCCGACCATCACCACAATCACGCGCATGGCGCGCGCTGCTGCTCCGCCAAGGCGGCCGCGCCCGCCGCCGAGGCGGTTGCTCGCGACCCGGTCTGCGGCATGACGGTCGATCCTGCCGCCGGCAAGCCGACGGCCGAGCATGCCGCTCGGACGTTCCATTTCTGCAGCGAGCGCTGTCGCGCCAAATTCCAGGCCGAGCCGCAGCCCTATCTGACGGCTGTCGATCCCGTCTGCGGCATGAATGTCGACCGCGCAAGCGCGAAGCATTTTGCTCGCCATGAAGGGCAGGGGCTCTATTTCTGCTCGGCCACCTGCAAGGAGAGGTTCGAAGCCGATCCGGCAAAATACCTGGCGGGCCGACCGGCGCCGCAGCCGATGCCGAAGGGCACGCAATACACCTGCCCGATGCATCCCGAGATCATCCGCGACAAGCCCGGCTCGTGCCCGATCTGCGGCATGGCGCTGGAGCCGATGGGCCTGCCTACCGGCGACGAGGCCCCGAATCCGGAACTCGTCGATTTCACGCGCCGGTTCTGGATCAGCGCCGTGCTCTCGCTGCCGCTGCTCATCATCGCCATGGCGCCGATGCTGGGTCTGAGTTTCGAGCACGTCGTCGACGATAGGACAAAGACATGGGCAGAGTTGGTGCTGGCGAGCCCCGTGGTGCTGTGGGCAGCCTTCCCCTTCTTCCGCCGCGGTTGGGAGTCGATCCTGAACCGCAGCCCGAACATGTGGACGTTGATCTCGCTCGGCGTTGCGGCTGCCTTTCTTTACAGCGTCGCCGCAACTCTGTTCCCGGGCGTCTTCCCGCATCAGTTTCGAGGCCATGACGGCGCCGTGCCCGTTTATTTCGAGGCCGCCGCCGTCATCGTAGCGCTGGTGTTCCTGGGGCAGGTGATGGAACTCAGAGCCCGTGAACGCACCGGCTCTGCCATCCGCGCCCTGCTCGATCTCGCGCCGAAGACGGCGCGCCTGATCGGCGCCGACGGTTCCGAAACCGATGTGCCGCTCGACAGCGTCAAGGCGGGCGACCGGCTCCGCGTTCGTCCCGGCGATGCCGTGCCGGTCGACGGTGTCGTGCTGGAAGGCCGCTCGGCGATCGACGAATCGATGATCACTGGCGAACCGCTCCCGGTCGAAAAGACCGAAGGCGCACCTCTCACCGGCGGCACGCTGAACAAGAACGGCTCGCTGGTCATGCGCGCCGAGAAGGTCGGCGCCGAGACCACGCTGTCGCGCATCGTCGAACTGGTCGCCAAGGCGCAGCGCTCGCGCGCTCCGATCCAGGGGCTGGCCGACCGCGTATCCTTCTACTTCGTTCCGGCCGTCGTGGTGGTGGCCGTCATTGCCTTCGCCGCCTGGGCGGTCCTCGGGCCCGAGCCTGGCCTGATCTTCGCCATCGTCTCGGCGGTGTCGGTGCTGATCATCGCCTGCCCCTGTGCGCTGGGCCTGGCGACGCCGATGTCGATCATGACTGCCACCGGACGTGGCGCGCAGGCCGGCGTGCTGATCAAGGAAGCCGCCGCCCTCGAGCGTTTCGCTTCCGTCGACACTCTCATCGTCGACAAGACCGGTACCTTGACCGAGGGGCGCCCAAGACTGACCGATGTCGTCGCTGCCGACGGCGTCGATGAGGATGAGCTGCTGGGCCTGGCCGCGGGCCTCGAAAAGGGCTCGGAGCATCCGCTGGCCGAAGCGATCGTTGCGGGGGCCGGCGAACGCGGACTGAAGATTGCCGATGCCGGCAATTTCGAAGCCGTGACCGGCAAGGGCGTCTCCGGCACGGTGGCGGGCAGGAGGGTCGCGCTCGGCAATGCGGCGATGATGGCCGATCTTGGCGTCGACACCTCCGCACTGTCGGCCAAGGCCGAAGCGCTGCAGATCGACGGCAAGACGGCGATGTTCGTCGCCACAGACGGCAAGCCGGCCGGCATCGTCGCCGTCGCCGATCCGGTCAAGGCAACGACCGCCGAGGCGATCCAGGCCCTGCATGACAGCGGGCTGAAGATCGTCATGGCCACCGGCGACAACGAACGTACCGCCAAGGCGATTGCGGCCAGGCTCGGCATCGACGAGGTGCGCGCCGGCCTCCTGCCGGAGGAAAAGGGCGCGCTGGTCGACCAACTGCGCGCCAGGGGCGCCGGCGTTGCGATGGCTGGCGACGGCGTCAACGACGCGCCGGCGCTGGCTGCCTCCGATGTCGGCATCGCCATGGGCACCGGCGCCGACGTCGCGGTCGAAAGCGCCGGCATCACCCTGGTGAAGGGCGATCTCAACGGCATCGTCAGAGCGCGCACGCTCGCCCGGGCGACCATCCGCAACATTCGCCAGAACCTGTTCTTCGCCTTCCTCTACAACGTGCTCGGCGTGCCGATCGCCGCCGGCGTGCTTTATCCGCTCACCGGCACGCTGCTCTCGCCGATGCTGGCGGCGGCGGCGATGAGCCTGTCGTCGGTCTCGGTCATTGCCAACGCGCTGCGGCTGAGAACGTTGAAACTCTGA